A window of the Polypterus senegalus isolate Bchr_013 chromosome 4, ASM1683550v1, whole genome shotgun sequence genome harbors these coding sequences:
- the lsm6 gene encoding U6 snRNA-associated Sm-like protein LSm6, protein MSLRKQTPSDFLKQIIGRPVVVKLNSGVDYRGVLACLDGYMNIAVEQTEEYVNGQLKNKYGDAFLRGNNVLYISTQKRKM, encoded by the exons ATGAGTCTTCGAAAGCAAACGCCTAGTGACTTCCTGAAGCAGATCATTGGAAGACCAGTGGTTGTAAAATTGAATTCGGGGGTTGATTATCgag GTGTACTTGCTTGCTTAGATGGATATATGAACATAGCCGTTGAACAAACAGAAGAATATGTCAACGGGCAGCTGAAGAATAAATATGGAGATGCTTTTCTGCGGGGAAACAATG TTCTGTACATAAGTACTCAGAAGAGGAAGATGTAA